The Amycolatopsis japonica nucleotide sequence GGCGCGTACGACGAGATGTTCACCGCCGACGGCACGGTCCGCCAGCCGTACCGCGCGCTGTACGAATCGATCTCCGCGCTGACGTCGGCGGACCTTTCGTCCCGGTCTGCGGCGATCGACCGGGCCATGGTGGACCAGGGCATCACGTTCTCGCTGTCGGGCCAGGAACGCCCATTCCCGCTCGACCTGGTGCCGCGCGTGATCACCACCGCCGAATGGAGCAAACTCGAACGCGGTGTGGCGCAACGGGTCCGCGCGCTCGAAGCCTTTCTCGCCGACGTGTACGGCGACCGGCAGATCCTGCGTGACGGCGTTCTGCCGCGACGGCTGATCACCTCGTGCGAGCATTTCCAGCGCGAGGCGTTCGGGATCAATCCGCCCAACGGCGTCCGCATCCATGTGTCCGGTGTGGACCTGGTGCGCGACGAGGAGGGCACCTTCCGGGTGCTGGAGGACAACCTCCGCAACCCGTCCGGCGTGTCGTACGTGATGGAGAACCGCCGCACGATGGCGCGCGTGTTCCCGGACCTGTTCGCCCAGCACCGGGTGCGCCCGGTCGGCGATTACGCCTCGCATCTGCTGCGCGCGCTCCGGGCGGCGGCCGCGGCGAACGTCGCCGACCCGATGGTCGTCGTGCTCACCCCCGGCGTCCACAACTCCGCGTATTTCGAGCATTCGCTGCTGGCCCGGCTGATGGGGGTCGAGCTGGTCGAGGGCCGCGACATGTTCTGCCGGGACAACGTCGTCTACCTGCGCACCACCGAGGGCGAGCGGCAGGTCGACGTCATCTACCGGCGGATCGACGACGAGTTCCTCGATCCGGTGCACTACCGGCCGGATTCCGTGCTCGGCGTGGCCGGCATCCTCAACGCGGCGCGCGCGGGCAACGTGGTGATCGCGAACGCGGTCGGCAACGGCGTCGGTGACGACAAGCTCGTCTACACCTACGTGCCCGAGATGGTGAAGTACTACCTCAACGAGAAGCCGCTGCTGCCCAACGTCGACACCTTCCGGTGCTGGCTGCCGGACGAGTTCGACCACGTCATGCAGCATATGGACGAGCTGGTGATCAAACCGGTCGAAGGTTCGGGCGGGTACGGCATCGTGTTCGGCCCGGAGGCGACGCAGGCGGAGCTGACCGCGCTCAAACGCAAGGTCCGGGCGCACAAACGCGGCTGGATCGCCCAGCCGGTGGTCCAGCTGTCCACCGTTCCGTCCAAAGTGGACGACAGACTGGCGCCACGGCACGTCGATCTCCGGCCGTTCGCGGTCAACGACGGCAAGGAGATCTTCGTCCTGCCGGGCGGGCTGACCCGGGTCGCGCTCCCCGAGGGCAGCCTGGTGGTCAACTCGTCGCAGGGCGGCGGTTCCAAGGACACCTGGGTGCTGGCGCCGCGATCCTCGACGGCGGAACGGGAACTGGAGCGGCCCGCACTCGGCGCACTGTCCCAAGTAGACGGTCTGGTCGCCGAACAGGGCCCGGAGCTGACCACCACCCAGCAACAGCAGCAGCAACAGGCATAAGGGAGTTGATGTGCTCGCCCGCAACGCGGAATCGCTGTACTGGATCGGCCGGTACGTCGAACGCGCCGATGACACCTCCCGGATCCTCAACGTCTCCGTGCATCAGCTGCTCGAAGACGCGAGCGTCGACCCGGACCACGCGAGCCGCCAGCTGCTCGCCGTCCTCGGCATCTCGCCGGAGGGCATGGACACCCTCGACGTGTGGAAGCTGACCGAACTGGTCGCCTACGCCAAGGACAATCCGGCGTCCATCGTCGGCTCGATCAACTCGGCCCGCGAGAACACGCGCGGTGCCCGCGAGGTCGTCTCGACCGAGCTGTGGGAATGCCTGAACGCGACGTGGAACGCGGTGCCGGACAGGCAGCGGTACGCGCGCCGCGCCGGGCCGCACGCGTTCCTCTCCTTCGTGGAGGAGCGCGCGGCGATGTTCGCCGGGCTCGCCGATTCGACGATGAGCCGCGACGACGGCTGGCTGTTCATGGTGCTCGGGCGCTCGGTCGAACGCGCGGACATGGTGGTGCGGCTGCTGCTCTCGCGAGTGCAGGACAGCGCGTCGTCACCCGGCTGGATCACCGTGCTCCGTTCGGCGGGCGCGCAGGACACGTACCTGCGGACTTATCGCGGCGCGCTCGACGCCGCCCGGGTCGTGCAGTTCCTGTTGCGGGACACGCTCTTCCCGCGTTCGGTGTTCCACGCGTTGCGCCAGGCGGAGG carries:
- a CDS encoding circularly permuted type 2 ATP-grasp protein; the protein is MTPMNNNSAPRLPPAGRRPRTTTSARRAAKPGAQFDGYLSPSRPHAGAYDEMFTADGTVRQPYRALYESISALTSADLSSRSAAIDRAMVDQGITFSLSGQERPFPLDLVPRVITTAEWSKLERGVAQRVRALEAFLADVYGDRQILRDGVLPRRLITSCEHFQREAFGINPPNGVRIHVSGVDLVRDEEGTFRVLEDNLRNPSGVSYVMENRRTMARVFPDLFAQHRVRPVGDYASHLLRALRAAAAANVADPMVVVLTPGVHNSAYFEHSLLARLMGVELVEGRDMFCRDNVVYLRTTEGERQVDVIYRRIDDEFLDPVHYRPDSVLGVAGILNAARAGNVVIANAVGNGVGDDKLVYTYVPEMVKYYLNEKPLLPNVDTFRCWLPDEFDHVMQHMDELVIKPVEGSGGYGIVFGPEATQAELTALKRKVRAHKRGWIAQPVVQLSTVPSKVDDRLAPRHVDLRPFAVNDGKEIFVLPGGLTRVALPEGSLVVNSSQGGGSKDTWVLAPRSSTAERELERPALGALSQVDGLVAEQGPELTTTQQQQQQQA
- a CDS encoding alpha-E domain-containing protein produces the protein MLARNAESLYWIGRYVERADDTSRILNVSVHQLLEDASVDPDHASRQLLAVLGISPEGMDTLDVWKLTELVAYAKDNPASIVGSINSARENTRGAREVVSTELWECLNATWNAVPDRQRYARRAGPHAFLSFVEERAAMFAGLADSTMSRDDGWLFMVLGRSVERADMVVRLLLSRVQDSASSPGWITVLRSAGAQDTYLRTYRGALDAARVVQFLLRDTLFPRSVFHALRQAEECLERLDPGVNSRANEKSEALRQLGRARSELEFLRPSDLLEDLPKRLGALQTSIKDIGDAVSVQYFHSSPWVAWSGAEVSL